From Apium graveolens cultivar Ventura chromosome 9, ASM990537v1, whole genome shotgun sequence, the proteins below share one genomic window:
- the LOC141685752 gene encoding uncharacterized protein LOC141685752, protein MWKIVTAVTTIVYLATTFFSNFVGDCDDVDVHELDSTVTKWSDYLNVGDPDRICSKCQAIMWNHERNNKSATRKTPTFSLCCKNGQIILEKEKQPPEPLASLLTDGSRFRHFKENIRMYNCMFAMSSTGGQIDRSINRGGAKLPQYGKLCLTPHLGGHLWQQYVVDAFTAIKQYRLDWIRGHQTTIRSDMYHNIRDALSKGDSNPENVGKATILPASFTGSKRYMNQYFKDAMAIRRTLRHPSLFLTMTTNTKLPEIQRMLKFLPGVDVVDAPDVVARVFKRKVDQLLDQIRNKNCFGRCIGVMHVIEFQKRGLPHAHMLIWLHPNDRPKTTEQIDKMVSAEIPDPSIDLVGYETVKNYMIHGPCGTDCVQSPCIILTHFDDCGFPIYKRRKTGINVKKKGIDLDNRYVVPYNRDLLIRFQCHTNLEIYNSSRSLKYLFKYCLKGNDNDTMCLMRKTNNKKGCTTLINPEKHSLDEVKQHLDGRYVCASEASWRIFGFDIHSRWPSIERLPIHLPNDKHVSFKGSQNLQEVYDNAGTKKSKLEAWFDVNKTYAEAINLTYSEFPSKFIWHSQPGIWKQRKKGDVIGRLAEVHSSSGELLYLRMLLLRIKGAVCFDDLKTVNGHVYNSFHEAYAALGILKNDQQWHGAIAENAHTSMPPQLRAMFVNILVYSPISHPRSLWEAHWGCMSDDILLVRRHLTENPNLCLSDFEIQNYALAEIEKLLNDIGSGGCGKTFLWQTVCYRLRSEHKIFQPVASFGIAAVLLLGGRTAHSRFHILLKLDENCYAGLRHGTDISELLQQTDLIIWDEAHMQHCHAFECVDRSLRDIMSVIDKRRAKKPFGGITIVFCGDFRQILPVILKASRAEVVCSTLNKSKLWESFEVFLLKQKMRLNARNTDLENKTITDFSKWQLAVGDGKETNISPSPDSGEMLIKIHDQYIVHTSGDPIQKLFKVTYPYFLHNISSHEYLRSRAIPTPTNIVVDEINTEILKKIPGMVYTYLCQDSIDDAGDDDNDFRSAFPVEYLNSISMPCIPKHELKLKVGVIVMLMRKLNQIMGLCNGTRMIMKSCRKNSIECEILCGSHVGTEHLIPRIEMIPSDTNWPFEFKRVQFPIQICYAMTINKIQGQSLDTVGLYLPRAAFSHGHIYVAISRVT, encoded by the exons ATGTGGAAGATTGTGACAGCAGTGACAACGATTGTATATCTAGCG ACaacatttttttcaaattttgtAGGTGATTGTGACGATGTTGATGTACATGAACTTGACAGTACTGTTACCAAGTGGAGTGATTACCTCAATGTCGGTGATCCTGATAGAATTTGTTCAAAGTGTCAGGCGATTATGTGGAATCATGAAAGAAACAATAAAAGTGCGACCAGAAAGACTCCAACTTTCTCTCTTTGTTGTAAAAATGGTCAGATAATTCTTGAGAAAGAAAAGCAACCTCCCGAACCTCTCGCTTCACTCCTTACTGATGGATCTCGTTTTAGGCATTTCAAGGAAAATATTAGAATGTACAACTGTATGTTTGCCATGTCTTCCACTGGAGGTCAAATTGATCGTAGTATCAATCGTGGCGGTGCTAAATTACCACAGTATGGGAAGCTTT GTTTGACTCCACATCTCGGAGGTCATTTATGGCAACAATATGTTGTTGACGCATTTACTGCGATTAAGCAATACAGACTTGACTGGATCAGAGGTCACCAGACTACAATTCGTTCTGATATGTACCACAACATACGAGATGCACTTAGTAAGGGTGATAGCAATCCTGAAAATGTTGGCAAGGCAACAATTTTACCAGCCTCCTTTACTGGCAGTAAAAGGTACATGAATCAGTATTTCAAAGATGCAATGGCAATTCGTCGAACACTTAGACACCCATCATTGTTCCTTACGATGACCACAAACACAAAATTGCCTGAAATTCAGAGAATGTTAAAGTTTCTACCTGGTGTTGATGTTGTTGACGCTCCCGACGTCGTTGCAAGGGTATTTAAAAGGAAAGTTGACCAGCTGCTTGATCAAATAAGAAATAAGAACTGCTTTGGACGGTGTATTGGAG TAATGCACGTCATAGAGTTTCAAAAGCGTGGATTGCCACATGCTCATATGCTAATATGGTTGCATCCAAACGACCGTCCCAAGACAACTGAACAAATAGATAAAAtggtttctgcagaaattcctgACCCAAGTATTGATCTAGTGGGTTACGAAACTGTTAAGAATTACATGATCCACGGACCATGTGGCACTGACTGTGTTCAGTCTCCAT GTATAATTCTCACACACTTTGACGATTGTGGATTTCCCATCTATAAGAGGAGGAAAACTGGAATTAACGTAAAGAAAAAGGGAATTGACCTGGATAATCGGTATGTTGTCCCCTACAATCGAGATCTTCTAATAAGATTTCAATGCCACACAAATCTAGAGATTTATAATAGCTCCAGATCATTGAAATATCTGTTCAAGTATTGTTTAAAAGGAAATGATAATGACACCATGTGTCTGATGAgaaaaacaaacaacaaaaaagGGTGCACAACACTAATTAACCCTGAGAAACATTCGCTTGATGAAGTCAAACAACACTTGGATGGAAGATATGTTTGTGCATCTGAAGCATCATGGAGGATATTTGGTTTTGACATACATTCCCGCTGGCCTTCTATTGAACGATTGCCAATACATCTACCGAATGACAAGCATGTGTCGTTTAAAGGCTCACAAAATCTACAGGAAGTTTACGACAATGCTGGAACAAAGAAAAGCAAATTAGAAGCATGGTTTGATGTAAATAAAACATATGCAGAGGCCATAAATTTAACCTATTCAGAATTCCCAAGCAAGTTTATATGGCATTCACAACCCGGTATATGGAAACAGAGGAAAAAAGGTGATGTCATTGGTAGGCTTGCTGAAGTACATTCATCTAGCGGTGAATTATTATATCTCCGCATGCTCCTGCTCAGGATTAAAGGTGCTGTATGTTTTGATGATTTGAAGACAGTCAACGGCCATGTTTATAACTCTTTTCACGAAGCCTATGCCGCGTTAGGTATCCTCAAGAACGACCAGCAATGGCACGGAGCTATAGCTGAAAATGCGCATACATCCATGCCTCCACAGCTACGTGCCATGTTTGTCAACATTTTAGTATACAGTCCAATATCTCATCCGCGTAGCCTTTGGGAAGCCCATTGGGGATGCATGTCAGATGATATTCTTCTTGTGAGGCGACACCTTACTGAGAATCCAAACCTTTGTCTTTCAGATTTTGAGATCCAGAATTACGCTCTTGCAG AGATagagaaattgttgaatgatattG GAAGTGGAGGTTGTGGAAAGACTTTCTTGTGGCAGACAGTATGTTATCGATTACGATCAGAGCATAAAATTTTCCAGCCTGTGGCCTCATTTGGTATAGCTGCCGTGTTGCTTCTTGGTGGAAGAACCGCTCACTCCCGCTTTCACATACTACTCAAACTTGATGAAAATTGTTATGCCGGTTTAAGACACGGGACCGATATTTCTGAGCTACTTCAGCAAACTGATTTAATAATTTGGGACGAGGCTCATATGCAACATTGTCATGCTTTTGAATGCGTTGATCGATCCTTGAGAGATATTATGTCTGTTATTGATAAAAGAAGAGCTAAAAAACCATTTGGTGGTATAACCATTGTTTTTTGTGGAGATTTTCGGCAGATACTTCCAGTTATTCTAAAAGCGTCAAGGGCTGAAGTAGTATGCTCTACCCTCAATAAATCCAAGCTTTGGGAATCCTTTGAGGTATTTTTATTAAAGCAAAAAATGCGGCTTAATGCTAGAAATACAGATTTGGAGAACAAGACCATCACGGACTTTAGCAAGTGGCAGCTTGCTGTAGGTGATGGTAAGGAAACCAATATTTCTCCAAGTCCAGATAGTGGTGAAATGTTAATAAAAATTCATGATCAATATATCGTTCATACGTCCGGAGATCCAATCCAGAAGCTTTTTAAAGTGACATACCCATATTTTCTGCATAATATCTCTTCACATGAATACCTCAGATCAAGGGCCATACCCACACCTACCAATATCGTGGTGGATGAAATTAATACAGAGATACTTAAAAAAATTCCTGGCATGGTTTATACTTATCTGTGTCAGGATTCAATTGATGATGCTGGTGATGATGATAATGATTTCAGATCCGCATTTCCAGTTGAGTATCTAAACTCTATCAGTATGCCTTGCATTCCTAAACATGAGTTAAAATTGAAGGTAGGAGTTATCGTCATGCTTATGAGAAAATTAAACCAGATTATGGGATTATGTAATGGTACAAGAATGATTATGAAATCATGTAGGAAGAACAGTATTGAATGTGAGATATTGTGTGGCTCTCATGTTGGAACCGAACATCTAATTCCTAGAATTGAGATGATTCCAAGTGACACGAACTGGCCCTTTGAATTTAAACGCGTTCAGTTTCCGATTCAAATATGTTATGCCATGACAATTAACAAAATTCAGGGACAATCACTTGATACGGTTGGGCTTTACCTTCCTAGAGCAGCTTTCTCGCATGGACACATTTATGTTGCTATATCTAGAGTGACATGA
- the LOC141685751 gene encoding uncharacterized protein LOC141685751: MDDHQHLSDLNATQIAWTLTVRVTRMWRSLNGHGEVSRHNLILLDYENMHMVAVMSPAIWNQFAGLLNPGTLYRIRNIGIMHATGLYRTVRNTNCIRFLPITIVEVVPVDTLMIPRHKFELTSLSAISKTLLNSNYDEIPVYSTDVIGVVEDLEPQRTILSIFGSRDMIRFRLSDGETSHRVYFVGNFPPNIELLYQDIGTESKIVILAYVHINIYQGNLPSTSIFINIDYPDVVTLRQRLLNIDN, translated from the exons ATGGATGACCATCAACATTTGTCCGATCTGAATGCCACTCAAATTGCATGGACGTTGACAGTTAGGGTGACAAGAATGTGGAGGTCACTAAATGGTCATGGAGAGGTGTCGAGGCACAATCTTATTTTGCTCGACTATGAG AATATGCACATGGTTGCAGTTATGTCACCTGCTATTTGGAATCAATTTGCCGGACTTTTGAATCCAGGAACCTTATACCGTATAAGGAACATAGGTATCATGCATGCAACTGGTTTGTACAGGACTGTACGTAACACAAATTGCATTCGATTCCTACCCATCACTATTGTAGAGGTTGTTCCGGTGGATACTCTAATGATTCCGCGACACAAGTTTGAATTGACTTCCCTGTCTGCTATTTCCAAAACTCTTTTGAATTCTAATTATGATGAGATCCCTGTTTACTCCACAG ATGTTATCGGTGTTGTCGAGGACTTGGAACCTCAGCGAACAATCCTGAGCATATTTGGTTCAAGGGATATGATCCGCTTCAGACTAAGTGACGGAGA GACATCGCACCGTGTATATTTTGTGGGTAATTTCCCACCGAATATCGAGTTGTTATACCAGGATATAGGAACAGAAAGCAAAATTGTCATCCTTGCATATGTCCACATCAACATTTACCAAG GTAATTTGCCTTCAACAAGTATCTTCATCAATATTGACTATCCCGATGTCGTCACGTTGAGACAGAG GTTATTGAATATCGACAACTGA
- the LOC141683271 gene encoding uncharacterized protein LOC141683271 → MRQRLLEEGYIMKRDKLFQAKQIELVPTLFEKLSLKDLNENLTYDHLKKRICYTFKIIKVDEETNWWFYSCNKCLHEVEHIRTLFKYAHCPRNIPVSPKRFRIMVLAEDETFACNVVLNDRVFRRVLETSAAKVVSDYDKDPSKAFPKVIKSLVGRLISVELGLTKSNVIEDNNLFYAEDLYEPTMNTPTPSESPILSEDYSINMGFEYSEGDDVNGTPGSAKSVTKKMKKEG, encoded by the exons ATGAGGCAGAG GTTGCTTGAGGAAGGTTATATAATGAAAAGAGACAAATTGTTCCAAGCTAAACAAATTGAACTGGTTCCTACATTATTTGAAAAATTATCACTCAAAGACCTTAACGAGAATCTGACATACGATCACCTCAAG AAAAGAATTTGCTACACCTTTAAGATCATTAAGGTCGATGAGGAAACAAATTGGTGGTTTTATAGCTGTAACAAATGTCTGCACGAGGTTGAGCACATTAGAACATTATTTAAGTATGCCCATTGTCCTCGAAATATTCCCGTTTCTCCGAAGAG GTTCCGTATCATGGTCCTTGCCGAGGATGAGACATTTGCCTGTAATGTTGTTTTGAATGATCGAGTTTTTAGGAGAGTTCTTGAAACAAGTGCTGCAAAGGTGGTTTCTGATTACGATAAG GATCCCTCTAAAGCCTTTCCAAAAGTGATTAAATCATTAGTTGGAAGACTAATTTCAGTTGAACTCGGACTGACAAAATCAAATGTTATTGAGGATAACAACCTCTTTTATGCTGAAGATTTATATGAACCAACGATGAACACTCCAACTCCTTCTGAATCTCCAATTTTGTCCGAAGATTATTCCATCAACATGGGTTTTGAA TATTCCGAAGGTGATGACGTTAATGGTACTCCAGGCTCTGCTAAATCTGTTACcaagaaaatgaaaaag GAAGGTTGA